The Deltaproteobacteria bacterium genome contains the following window.
CCAAAATCAATAATCCAGGTATATCGCAACCATTTTTGGTAATCATTATAGTGAGATGAAGGAACTGCCCGTTTTTCCAGAAAGGCAACATAGAGTGTCAATAGGTCGGGTGGTATATTGAGCATGAGATGTTAACCGGAAAGGGTGTATTTGTCCGACTTGGAATATTACACAGTTAGAAATTTAGCTAAACCGTATCCTTTTGTCAATATTTCTTTACATTTAAATCGATTTTATAGTACATTTCGGGAAAACTGTTCAATATGTTGTTTCGAGGATCAAAGGAAGAAGGACAAAACGGAACGGAGGAACGATGAAGATTCTGCTGCTAGTCATCCTACCATCACTCGCCTGCGCATTTGCAGCGGGATCCTTCGGCGGCAACCTGGCCATCGCCATTTTGCATGGCTCTGCCGACTTCCAAGACCGCAAAGCGAAGGGTTCTGATGCTCTGTGGCAACTCTGGCGGCCCGTCCAGTTGGCTATCGGGAAGTGGACCACGTTCGTAGGCATGATCGTGGGAGCACTCGGGTCCCTTTGGTTGTGGCACCTTCCCGATGGTATCCTTCCCCATGTTGGCCCTCTTCTCGTCACGTTAGTAGCAGCCTTCTTCGCTGGCTTTATCGTTGCCCTGTTAATCGTCCGTCACTGGGCCAAGGGGGTTGGCATCGACATCAAGCGAACCCGCTCCACCACCATCAACTTCAGGAACCGCGAGTAAAGGAGAAGCCCAGTGAAGAGAGAAGTCAATATTATGGAATGGCTCCATCCACGGCGAGAGCAAGGCTTCTACGCCGAATGGCAAGAACCCTCTTGCATGAAGACCCCCTATTTCAAAGGGTTCCCGAAGCGGCTCGCCGCATATCTGGTGCTGTGCCTCATCGGGTGGGGAGCGGGAACATTCTTTCCTGATGCGGTCACCAAGTTGCTTTTCGATCCGACAAAGGCAGTGTCGCCAGTCCGTGTCGCCATCACGATTGTCGTCCTCCTGGGAATCGTCATCGAGTTCACCGTGTTGCTCCGCCCGTCGCGGAGAGTCATGGTCGGTGACGAGAAGTTCATACGTTATGTGCCCCCTCTTGCGTTTCTTCTTGAGACCCGACGGTACTCTGATATCACGCGAGCGTTGGTCCGACAGGCTGGCGAGAAGAGGAACTGTGCCGTCTTGGAATTGCACTGCAAAGACGGATCTGTGGACAGCATCGGGATTGCCCCCGACGTCGATGTGGAATTGCTGAGAACGTTTTTCAAGCACCAAGACATAGAGTTCAGTTGACTGGCGCTCGCTCATAAGGCAGACCCCGAACAACCGGCGGCACCGTACGTCGCTTCGCGCCGCCGGTGTGCCGGGGCGTTGGGATAGAGAAGAAACATGACAATAGAACGAAATAGTGTCCGGGTTTTCACGTCCACTACCTTTCGTGACATGGTCTTGGAGCGGGACGCCCTGATGCGCTATGTGTTTCCACAGCTACGCGAAGAATGTGAGCCTCATCGGATTGCACTGATCGATATTGACCTTCGATGGGGAAGTACCGAGGAAACCGACTATAGGAAAGTCCTCAATATTGTGAAATCAGAACTGAACCGTGCAGCCGTGATGATCTCCATCATCGGAGAACGGTTTGGTTGGATCCCCCCGGACGAGTATGACTCCGTGACAGCATTGGAAATGTACACCGCGCTAGCAAGTCCATCGATTCGCCTTCTCGTCTTCAGAAGGGAACAGTTCTTTACGAACCAGTTGGCCGCAGGACAGAATGAGTCGAACTTCTTCCCTGAGCCTGAACTAGAGCAAAAGAAACTCATTCGCCGTCTTGAGTACCTCGGCGTCGCTATCACCCCATATGAAAAAGGGGACATCCATTAGATTCAAAAAAAATATTTACATGGAAGAGGAAATGGGGTAAAAGACAAAATATGTGCTAACTGGGGTCGGATCTTTTACATTGACAAGTCCTTTTCGGGTGGTGCAAGTACTTCTTAAATGGGGGAAGTGGGATCATTTGTCAATGTAAAAGATCTGACCCCACAATATACTGTTTCCATCCGATTAATCCGGTCCTGACCTTTAAACCTGATTTGAACTTTCCGGCCGGCTGCTGATCAATGGCATCCGTTTTGGGTATCTGAAGTGGACCGGTAAGCCTGCCAAGCCCCAAGCCCTCAGCCTTGAAATCACCCATCACTGCCTGGATAGATGCCTCATGTGCAACATCTGGAAGATACCCAAAAAAGTCCGGGCTGTTGCCAAAAACCAAGGGTTTTTTTTGTTATCTCTTTTCGATTGACATTATCCTAAGAAATTGATTTTATAATTAAAAGATCCAAGTGCAGGATGGTTTTCTCCTTTTTTAAGGCATAGCATCCGGGAATGCGTGAAATAGGTATGCTATTTTTGAGTCATAATACTATGTACGGCATAGAATGAAAGGTTATAGACATTTGTAAGCCTCAAAGAGAGAAAAAATAACTATGAGAATTTATTTGGATAATTGTTGTTTTAATCGTCCGTTTGATGACTAATCGCAAATCCGGATTAGACTTGAATCAGAAGCCAAATTGAGTATCCAAGCTGATATTGTTGAAGAAAAATTTGAACTTGTGTGGTCATATATCCTTGAAGCTGAAAACAAGGCAAATCCCTTCGAAGAAAGGATGAATGCCATATCAGATTGGAAAAATCAGGCTGTCTCGGTGATTAAAGAAAATAAAAAAATAGTGGAAAAAGCAAAGAAACTCAAAGAGATCGGCCTGCGCAGCAAAGATGCGCTGCATATATCATGCGCCATATCTGGGAAATGCAAGTTTTTTCTGACAACTGACGACAAAATTATTAATAAAAACAATGCAATAAAAGAAATTACAGTCATCGATCTAATTGGTTTTATCAAAGAGGTTTACTTATGATAACTGATACCGAAGTTAGAGTTAAAGGCGTGGAAGCACTTACAAAATCTCTTGGCAGCGTGGGCGCAGAAAGGTTTATCGCCCTTATCCAGAGAGAACCATTTGACTATACAAAATGGCAAAGGACACTGTGGGAAGATCAAAGCGTTGAGGAAATTAGCAAAGCGGCAATGAAAATATATGAAAAACCTGCCGAACAATAATTTCAACCTGAGCGCGAGTAGCTTGGCGGCGCTGCGCGGGTAGGTTTTTGGCGCGCCAGGTTAAATTTGGCGTTCGCTTAAAGGATCTGATAGATGATCAATATTGACTGGATCAGCTTTGTCATGGCCTCTATCGCTGTCGTTCTTTCGCCCGGCCCGGGGTCGTTGTTCGTGGCAAGAACTGCCGGGACCTCCGGGTTGAGAGCGGCGCAAGGAGCTATGCTGGGAATTATGGTTGGCGACACATGCCTGATTGTCCTGTCCGCACTCGGCGTATCAGCTCTTTTCCGTACGCATCCTTCTTTGTTTCATGCCCTGAGGTTGGCAGGGGCCGGCTACCTGCTGTTTCTCGGTCTCAGACTGGTCCTTGGAAAGTCAAGAACGAAGTCATTCCGATTGCAGGATTGTGACCATTCATTTAGGCAGGCGATCTCCATAACCCTTCTCAACCCCAAGGCCGTTATCTTCTTTATGGCGTTCTTTCCTCTGTTCATCAGGTCTCCCCAAAATGATTCCTTCTTTACCTATGCCTCTATGACTCTCACATTTCAGTTCATTAGTGGAGCCTATCTCAGTCTGCTCATTCGGGCATCCTCTTGGACAGCTTCGGCCCTTCGCAAGAGCGATGCGGCGAGATTCGTATTGGAAAAACTCTGCGGGTGTATGTTCATCGGTTTTGGGCTAAAAGTGGCAATCACAAGAAGATGAGCGAACACATTAATAAAGGCGACGGGGTTTTTAACTGGCTTGGTCGTCCCCGCGACTTATAAAACCGTTCGCAACCCCAATAAATATTTCTTGACCATAACCTTATAAGGGAAATCGTAATTAAGGTGTATTATGTTGGCTCTCGTGAAAAAGCCCCGTATTGAGATATCCATTCAAGGTGAGCATGTTAATGATCTCATTGATTGGATAAGGAAAAATATGAAGTGAATATACTCTCGTCCGGATAGCTGAAATTCTTCAGCTTAAGTTTGAAAGAATCTCATAGAGCAAACGAGGGCATACAGCGTAACAGCATCGAAGAGATGGGGCAAATCATCCAGGATAGTAAAACGTGTTAGAACAAGGAGAAAACCCTTATGGGATATTCAATCAGTCCAACATTAAATGAAGATCGCGAACCAATAATAGATATATTCAACCATTACGTAGAAAATTCCTTTGCGGCCTACCCGGAAGATAAACTCCCATATCAGTCATTTGATATGTTTTTACAAGTGTCGAATGGGTTCCCGACAGGAACTATAAAAGATCAGAACGACAAGGTCGTCGGTTTTGGAATGCTGCGTACACATAATCCAATGCCGGTCTTTTCTCGTACTGCCGAAGTGACCTATTTTATACATCCAGACCACACAGGAAAAGGACTGGGGAAGATGTTGCTCGGTTCTCTTGTAAGGGGTGCGGTTGAAAAAGGTTTTACGAGCCTCTTAGCCAATATATCTTCCCTCAATCCCGACAGCATTAAATTCCATCAAAAGAATGGGTTCATAGAATGCGGCCGGTTCAGAAAGGTCGGAAAGAAAAAGGGCCAGGAATTCGATACGGTATGGATGCAAAAAATGCTCTAACAACAGGGTCAGCCGGACGGCGGGAAGGGCGGCGGCCTATCGGGCAAGATTCTTGGCGCCGCTGGTTACCCTGAACGTTGGAGTAAAAGGAAGAAGGATGAGTATCCTTGAGATTGGCTGTTGTTGTGCCTACTGTAAGACATGCAGGGCATTACGTGATGGAAACTGTCGCGGCTGCAAATTGGGATATGATAATGGTCAGAGAGATTTGCAGAAAGCTAAATGCACGATAAAGGTTTGTTGCATGAAAGAAATGCAGTTGCAAACATGTGCTGATTGTGATGGATTCTCTTCATGCACGACACTCCAGAATTGGTACCAGAAAGTTGGTGCAAAGTATCTGCGTTACAAAAAATCATGCAAGTATATCCGTGCCCACGGCTATGATAATTTTCTTAAAATCGCTAATGAATGGAAAGACGCGAGTGGAAAGCTGACATAAAGAACATCGTTATGCCAACCATCGGGTGGGGAGGGACGCGAAGTTACAAGGCGGATTTTCCGAGAATTGGTTCCGGTACGTTAGTACGGCTTCACCCTTGCCGTCGCGGATCTGCGGCATCCTCGGCTTTTGCAACCTCGAGGTTAAAGGAGTACCTCCTCCTGCCAGCCGAGTTTGATAATCTCAATCCGTTTCAGATCGCTCGTCCCGAGGTGATACTTTTTGTCGGCCACGGCAATGTGGATCGGCTGGACATCCAGTTCTCTATCTTCTCCGAAAAATGCGACCCTTTTCCTCCGGAGGAGTTCGGCGCCTACGCTGTCGACCGACACCGGGTCGGTGCCCACGATAAGACCCCGGTAAGGCCACAGATAACGCCGGTCTATGGAATGGGGTCCCCGACCGTAAAACTGCGGGGTCAGGGCCACCAGGATGTTCAGCCGGGTCTTGCCCTTAACTCCGGGCAGGGTCCAGATCTTCCCCAGATCGGAACAGGCGTCTCCGTGATAACTCCAGGGAAACTGAACGAACATGATGTAATTCTTAAGGCAGGTTCCTGCCCCCGCCCAGTGGTGTGTGCGAACCGGGCGCACATTGACCAAGGCGGTGGATTTCTGGAAAACCGGGTTACTGCGCACATTGCGGTCATCGACGGCCAGATTGGCCTCCGAAACACCCACCTCAAGCAGCCGGCGGCGAAGGGCATCCTCCATCTCTTTGGGGGTGGGTAGAGCTGCCCAACCATTGGTCTTGATGCCCACCACATCCGTCTTCCTGAAGAATTTCTGCCAGGCCGCTCCAGCGTTTTTCTCTCCGGCCAGGGTCCGAACGGCTTCATCAAGCATCTGCTGCAGGATGGGTCCGTTCACTCGATCGTCCGCTCCCAATACATCGGGGTGTCTGATCAGGATAACCCGGGTCCGTTCTTCTCCCCCCTCCGCTTCGAGGGCAGGCGAGCCGAGACCCATGGCCATGACCAGACCGGCCGTTCCTTTTAAAAAATCCCGTCGGGTGACCACCGGTCGCTCTTTCATAAAGATTCCCCCTTGATTTTTTTCAGTATGTTTTGCACCAACCGATCCGCCTCGGCTTCCAGTTTTGCGCCAAAGACGACAATGACTGATTTCTGATAGGTTTCTGCCCGGGTCCAAAGGCCGTCTTCCGTTTGGACCGAAACGGGGATTTGGGCCTCAGGCAAATAGGTTTTTTGAAAGTTGGAAAAGGCCGAAGAGGCCCTGGGGGCTGTGGGATAGCGTATCAGCAGGACCCGGAGGTTGTTTTGCCCCTGGGGATAACGGGCGATAACAGCCTCCACATCTTTATCGAGCCGGAGGATGTTCTGGTGGGAAATAAAAAAACAGCGGTTTAGAAGTATGTGGCTGCGAACGAAACACACCCGGTCGGCCGGGGGCAGGCTATTTGTATCCGACAAGTAGCCGAGCAACCGAGGTGGTCGGCCCGTCTCTTTAATCCCCTTGGCCAGTTCCCGCCCCAGGTTGAGAACGGCTTTCTCCAATTCCGTGCCGGTTCCGTCTCCCAGGACGGTCACGAAATATCTTCCTTGCCAGAAACGTAGCAGGCTGCCGCCGAACTCCGATCCCTGACCTATTCCGGCATCAGGATCCTGCTGCTCCAACGAGAAGACCCCGAAGGCATCCTCCGATGACCCCATTCGGTATACATCGGCAATGATATCCGGATAGTTGGTTTTTATATAACGACGACTTTGGGCCTGCTGGAAATTATAGGCCAGGTAGACTTCCGCCGCCCCGTCGATATAGGTGTATAGGGATTTGCCCTTGAAGGTTGTCACTCGCCGGTCCCATTTCCAGCCGAGGGTCTCCGGTGGCCACTTTATTTTGTCAAGCATTTTCCCCTTTCCGGCGGAAAATCCTGCCTGGGGTGCCATAAACCCTAAAACCGTGAATAAAAAAAACCACAGGGAAACGATGCGAATAGTGCCCTGTCTGATCTTTCCCGGTTGACCGGCACCTTGCCTTAACAGGGGTATCATCATAAACCGCCCCTTCTCCTTGTTAACGGATTGGATACAAAACAAAGGAACTTTATATTTCTATCCCTCGTTGGTAGCTCTCTCCAACCAATTTTCCCGATTGTCGAAGTTTATTTACTATGGCCCAAATAAACTATGTAAAACATATCCATCAGTTAAAGTCAATCCCCATCTTTTCCCAAACGACTTTTCCTGTCTATCGAGACTGCTTCTCTTTGAGATGGAAGCCGATTTTTCGTTTCGAGATCGCCCTCTTGACTTTTCAAAAGGCTCTGTTAAAATCAACCCCATTCTGAATGTAACTTTGGCGGTCATCCCATAACCCTTGATGAGGATGGAGAATGATTCCGGTCGGCGAACAACCCCGTGTCTCAAGAGAGAACGGGGTTTTTTATTATTCAAACGATTAACCCGGCTTCTGATATTGGTTAGGCCGGAAGAATTGGTTGACGAAACGGTGTACTGAACCCAAACCCGAGGCATCAAAGGAGGGCATTCCCATGCGTTCAGCAAGGATTCGTAACTGGGACCGCACCCGTTCCTGGACACCGGAGGAGATCCACCACCCGGATAACGAAGATCAGATCGCCACATTGATCCACCGGGCCGTGGAAAATAAAAAACGCCTCAAGCCCATAGGCCAGGCCCTTTCCTGGTCCGATATCGCCGATATGCCGGGGCGGACCATTCGTTTGGATCGGATGGCCCGGGTGCTCGAAGTGGACCGGGATAAGCGGCTGATAAGGGTTCAGGCCGGTGCCCGCCTGAAATATGTCAATGAGGTTTTGGCCCGGCACGGACTGGCTTTCGACAATTTCGGCTCCATCATCCTGCAGACCGCCGCCGGATACATCGGGACCGGGACCCACGGCACCGGTGCCAGGACCCCCATCCTTTCGGACTCCATTGAGAAAATCCGCCTCATCGACGGCCTGGGTGAAATCCACGAACTGGATGCCGCCCATGAGCCGGAGATTTTTTCCGCCGCCCGGGTCCACCTGGGATGCCTGGGGGTGATCACCGAGATCACCTTCCGGTGTGTCGAGGCCTTTGACCTGGAAGAACGACTCGAATTAATCGATTTCGACACCGCCCTGGCCGACCTGGGCACCACCCTCCGAAACAATGACTACTGCAAATTGTGGTGGCTGGCCTATACCGATAAGGTCCAGGTTTATACCTTCAACAAGACCGCCAAGCCCCGGGGCGGGGCCGGCCTGCCCGGTTTTCTGGATAAAACCGGCCTGTCTGGCCTGGTATTCACCGGGCTTATCAAAATGGGCCAGGGTTTTCCCCGGGTCATTCCCTTTTTGCACAACACGGTACAGAGCATCCATTACCAACCCCACAGCCGGGTGGACCGCAGCGACCG
Protein-coding sequences here:
- a CDS encoding twin-arginine translocation signal domain-containing protein, encoding MKERPVVTRRDFLKGTAGLVMAMGLGSPALEAEGGEERTRVILIRHPDVLGADDRVNGPILQQMLDEAVRTLAGEKNAGAAWQKFFRKTDVVGIKTNGWAALPTPKEMEDALRRRLLEVGVSEANLAVDDRNVRSNPVFQKSTALVNVRPVRTHHWAGAGTCLKNYIMFVQFPWSYHGDACSDLGKIWTLPGVKGKTRLNILVALTPQFYGRGPHSIDRRYLWPYRGLIVGTDPVSVDSVGAELLRRKRVAFFGEDRELDVQPIHIAVADKKYHLGTSDLKRIEIIKLGWQEEVLL
- a CDS encoding DUF4062 domain-containing protein is translated as MTIERNSVRVFTSTTFRDMVLERDALMRYVFPQLREECEPHRIALIDIDLRWGSTEETDYRKVLNIVKSELNRAAVMISIIGERFGWIPPDEYDSVTALEMYTALASPSIRLLVFRREQFFTNQLAAGQNESNFFPEPELEQKKLIRRLEYLGVAITPYEKGDIH
- a CDS encoding N-acetyltransferase, whose protein sequence is MGYSISPTLNEDREPIIDIFNHYVENSFAAYPEDKLPYQSFDMFLQVSNGFPTGTIKDQNDKVVGFGMLRTHNPMPVFSRTAEVTYFIHPDHTGKGLGKMLLGSLVRGAVEKGFTSLLANISSLNPDSIKFHQKNGFIECGRFRKVGKKKGQEFDTVWMQKML
- a CDS encoding LysE family transporter, translating into MINIDWISFVMASIAVVLSPGPGSLFVARTAGTSGLRAAQGAMLGIMVGDTCLIVLSALGVSALFRTHPSLFHALRLAGAGYLLFLGLRLVLGKSRTKSFRLQDCDHSFRQAISITLLNPKAVIFFMAFFPLFIRSPQNDSFFTYASMTLTFQFISGAYLSLLIRASSWTASALRKSDAARFVLEKLCGCMFIGFGLKVAITRR
- a CDS encoding FAD-binding protein yields the protein MRSARIRNWDRTRSWTPEEIHHPDNEDQIATLIHRAVENKKRLKPIGQALSWSDIADMPGRTIRLDRMARVLEVDRDKRLIRVQAGARLKYVNEVLARHGLAFDNFGSIILQTAAGYIGTGTHGTGARTPILSDSIEKIRLIDGLGEIHELDAAHEPEIFSAARVHLGCLGVITEITFRCVEAFDLEERLELIDFDTALADLGTTLRNNDYCKLWWLAYTDKVQVYTFNKTAKPRGGAGLPGFLDKTGLSGLVFTGLIKMGQGFPRVIPFLHNTVQSIHYQPHSRVDRSDRVIKVGSSIPIHQETEYAIPIDQAARAIDETRKMVLKADYRVNFPLEVRFVAADDIPMSPASGRDSCYLGPYVAGLPWARSYFAEFEDLIRDYQGRPHWGKSFTRTHQELRALYPAYDAFNRLRRQSDPHGLFQNSFVDRVFPDEP